The genomic segment TCAAACGAGTACAAACAGGCCGGCAAAAGGAGTGGAAGATGCATGGAGCGACCCACAAAAAAACACCAACAACAAAGCGGGCGCAGCGGCGGACGCTTGGCACTTGGCTGAGCCGAGAAAGGCTCAAATGGTCATATGCGGCAGGTGCGTATACATGTACGGAGACGCCTTTAAGATACAGATACCTCCAGAGGTGGCACCGTGCTCACGAACTTGTCAACCATTCGACAACACGACTGTATAGTCCTTAGCGTCCGCGTCGAGAGTATGTCCAGGCCGACCTGTCGTCCACGACAAGTTGGTAATATGGAACCGGATTAAATGACATGGTGACTGAACACAACTCATTATGGGCGGGGATGAATTTGCGACTTGCGCAACAGGCTTCGGCATGTGAGGCGGTCGCAAACGCGCGAACAGCGGCCGGCGTTATCGACAACGTAGCCACAGTACCATATACACCTTTGGTGAATACTGGATAACTTTGTCGCAACAAATTTGTAAAGTAGGAAAGAGAACTTTAAATGTCAAGCTTTATTAACAGCACATGCTGAACAGACAGCGAATTGACCCTCAAACGTTGCGCTGCGCAATGTAACGAGAGCTGGTCGCACGTACGTGTCTGGCCACGAATCGATGCTACTACGGTTTTGGTTACATGCAACCGCCCATTCAGTCAAGCAAAAACATTTTGGATTCAGGCCAGTAAAGTCCCGCCAGCATTAAATTTATCCCTTGTTAGCAACCCTGCTGAGATGTTTCTTACTAAAAGAGTGCGTGTTATGTCATCCGCGAGTGCATTGACCTCCTGTACGGCTTTGCTTCACTTACTGGGGTGGTGTAATAAGCCAAAAAAAATATTTTAGGGGGCTTGGCCGCCGCAGCACCAGCGGGACCGTAGCGGCCCAGCTACTATGCAGCGCTTCAGCAGGCATCAATGTATTTGCTAGTCGATGTCATTGAgaagaaatgcatgcagtaTGATTCGAAGTAGGTCACATTATTTGCTACAGCGGCAGTTCCAAACGCACACATTCCCGTGCTGCTTCCAAGAAACAAGCCCTGGCGTGATTCAGCGACCCCGTCGCTTGCAAGCTCGTGGGTTGACGCTTCAGGATGAACTTGGCAGCACTTCACTAGATGTCTTAGTCATCGCATCTCAACCAACTTCTTGCTAACATGTAACCGTGAAGATAACCGTCTTATCGCTGTTTCTTTGCGAGACGTGTGCGGCGCTGCGAGCACGTGATGGTTGTCTGCTTGACCGCGTCAACCCACCCAAAAAAGTCGTGTGCTTGACCAGCTGTCACACCCCGATGCTCATCATGAATCTTCCCTAAGTGGGTTTATGTCACTATTTAGAATTCGGCAGTTCTTTCCCAGGTGTACACATCATTGGGTTGTGCGTGTGCCAGTCCAGTTTCCTGTCTGCTTCGACGGTCATATCTTGTGGGATTTTCAGCGCTATTCGTGGTAAAAAGGTGCACGAACACAGTGTCGACGTTATTTTGAGACGCTGTTATCGCAAAAGTCTGGTCGTACCGGTGTGGTGTCGCCTTGGTATGGGCGAATTGTTGATATTTCTGCCCCTCCCGATGGAGTTGAGTGTTCCCAAAACAGCCGAAGTGGCAATAAAAGAAACAAAACAAACAGTGTGGATGTTTTCTGCTCAGGGCAGCAAGTTTGTTCCATTTGACACATGCTCGCGGGCAGCTTTCTCTGATCTCATGGAAGAAGATAGTTCGTGCAGATAATCGTACACGCTTGGAACCACTTTCTTAATCGCCATTCCGCACGCTGCCCCGCAGTCGTCAAAGGAAATCTGAAGCCCGTCGAAGAATCACCACGGGTAAGCCAATGCAGGTGAAGGACCTGACTGAGGAAGTGAATCTCACTTGGAACGCGAACGGTCCGAAAGCCAAAAACGGAAGTTTTCTTAATGTACGACCAGAGAATTCTGTGCACTGCTTAGCTATCTGGAGAAGCTCTGTTGAGGCCCTGAGTGAAGCTGCCAGCTGCAAGGTGAGGACACCTCGAACAGGTTAGCTCTCTGAGCATACCGCAATTCTTTGGAGGAAAAATTACTCGTTGACTAGACAGGATGTTTCATCAGAAGCGTTGCGCCGGCATCTGGGTGTACTACCTTACCTTCTCATTCAACACTCCATAGACAGAAACAAATGAAAGAAACCGAATATGTGGCTGAATGAGATTCTTGCGCATCTGCATCAGCATTCAGGTATCTTTTTGCTCTGTCCCGTGCGTGCAACCGGATGGGCTTACCATTTCTTCAACGCATTCTCTCAGAATCTCGTAGCGGGAACGCTCGCTTGGAGTTGGAATAAATTGCTTGAGGTCAACCCGGTCCAAGAAAGCTGGATCGACTGCTTCTATATTTGCACGACAGCGCTGACAAAATGGCGAGGTTCCCCGCAAAGGCAAGATTATCCTGACGCGTACCTGGTACGTTAGACGTCGTCAGAACCAATGCGTTCGAGTAAGACTTCAGAACGTCAATCTGGGTCAACAGAGCATTCACAACCCTCACGGCGTCTGAGGGTTCATTGCCTGCCATTGCAGCTCTTCTGGCAGTAGAGAGTGATTCCACCTCGTCAATGAGAACGCACACAAAACAAGATTCGTCTTCCAGCAAGTCTTTAATTGTGGTGAACATTTTCAGGACGAGTTTTCCAGATTCGCTGAACCatcgggagaagagagagtgagCATTTATTTCGAGAAGTTGGCTGCTGCGGTATCGGTAACTCATCCTGACAGAGAGTTTTTGTGCCAGCGCTCTACAAAGCGAAGTTTTGCCTGTAAGAAACATGTGCTTCCCACCAGCAAGAAAGATGCGTTAAGAAACTTGCGCACCTGTGCCGGGAGGGCCATGGAGTAGCAGAAGTCTGTTCCAGTTAATTAGCTGCAACGGAGTCCCTCAGACCAGTGCACTGCACACAGCTCGGCGGCGATTGATTCACCTTGTCATTGATTCTGTGGTCGGAGAAGAGCATGGCGGAAGAGGCGTACTGGAGCAGGGTTTTTTTCACGTTGGTGTCGAAATGAAGACTATCCCACAAGCCATGAAAATCCTCATTCGGCAATGGCCAGTGCTGACACGCAGGAACTGCTTCCTCCTGTCCGTCTTCTTGCATTTCTGCTTCTGGCCTCTCTGAAGAGAGGTAGTATAGGACCACTTGGACTGTGGCGTCTATGAGTGGTACGATGATTGGTGACTCCTCCATGCACGACCATTTGGCGCACACAGACGTTTCGGGTAGAGGACCAACCCCTACACAGGTGCCCATAGGTGATTCCACATCTTCCGGAAGAGCGTACTCCACGTTAATTTCTCTGCATGCCCGGGACAATATGGCATTTTCGACGAGGCGAGGATCGTGGCGTCCCAGTGCGATAGTAAAACCCGACGATGCCAGCCACGCGTAGCCCTGTTGCCGaatctcctctgcgtcgacAAGACATTCGTCTTTTATGCACAGTTCGCAACAGAGCTGAGCCTTTCTGCCGCTTTCAAAAGGGTTGTTACTCCTGGCCTGCTCAGTCTTTGAACTAGTCGTGCCGCAGCTGTCATCCACAGAACACGAGAGGTCCATATTTGCTTAGTGTAGTAAATCGCTTACTCACGCTAAAACTGACGTCTTCATAAGCGGTCCTCGGATCGTGCAGAGGAGAACCACTCAGTTCAGGACTCGGAGCTGGATAGGAGTTTTTGTAGTAGCTGCAGATACTACacggtgtacagacaccggaTTAACACAGGGTTGGTTCACGTTCGGAGTGTAAGAGGAAGATACAGAAGACTTTAATGCTGAGCATAAAACTCATTAATATCTTACTTTGTGAACGCGAGTTGCAAAACTAtttccgttcttctcggCGGGGAATGAAGACGCGCCAACTGATTTTAGTTGCCTCGGTTCCCCATTCTTGCCATGTGCAGTCAGAGCCTGTCTACATGGCTACAACTCGCTAAAGATTCTGGAGACTTTGTTGCTAGAACTATGCTACCTGAAGCACTTCTAATTCTTACCCAAAAGCATGCTAACAGCAGATGGCACGACTCTCTCAGCAATCGGTCCTTGCGGCTGCCGCGAAATGCAGTGAAGGTATTTTCAGCAATTGGCAGCATGTGCAGCAGAATGTTAACCCAAATACATTTGTCTAAGCAGAAGTTCTGCAAGGAACAATCGCGGTAGACGAGTCATCAGTTCCATCCGTTAGCAGCCAAGCGCAAGATTATCATGCTGAGATGTCAAACAACACGTCTAGGCCTGGGGAACATAGAGTGATCTACCACATCCAGCTTGTGGGGAGGCGCCACGGCAAAAATTCCACCGTGAAATCAAATCAGATACCTCGGGCAATTGAAATTCAAGATcactttgcgtttttctctgatTGGGCTTGTTTGCTTGAGTGCACCCGCGACATACCCAACTGAGAAtaaaacgcatgcacctaCAAATCGACACTGCCGCGTCCGTTGCATGCTCGCTGGTTGAGAGGTCTTTAGCGGCCCACTCGACACTACTGTTTGCCGCTCATTTTTGAAAAATACGCGTGGTCAAAATCTTGTCATACGCGTATTGGATTGTGTGAATACTTCTACCAAGAAGCAGTGTGACTGAGGCTGCTGAGGTCACACAGCACGGTACGTGCGTCAACTTTTCCCCGCCCCCCGTCAGGTATACTCTCTCTCATCATAAGGGCAATATGAAACAGAAAACCGCGTCGAGGCAACTGGACCAGAAGGGAGGACGGATTGTTGGGAAACAGGCAAGACAGGGACGCGAAACCGTGTCGACCAGAGGCTTTCAGAGCCAGAATGTGGCAGACGTACAGGCCCACAAGCGCAAGAACGCGTCCAAGATCAGGACGACGGCTACCTCGGCTCACGTCTCATGGAAAAAGCATCCAAATGGACGGCGAAGGGCTGCCGAAACCGACTCTGGTGGAAGTGTAGAAAGCAGGGAGTCGGAGCTGGCCAAtgaaagcgaagaggaactcAATCTCGAGCAGAACTCAGCCCATGACACCAGTGGCCAGGAAAGTGGACCCGAGGACGGCGGGAAATTTCTGCTGGGTGAATCATCGGAAGGTGAAGATGGTTCCGATGAGCAAATTTCAGAGGTGAGATCTAGTGAAGATGTTCAGTTTGTGATCGTCCATGAGGCAACTGCATTTCTACAGTCAGCCCGGCAATCTTGTGACTCGAGGTCTTGTGAACCAAGAACCTTCATTGCGCTGCTGACGAAGACAGGCACGTTAATATGAAGGTGTCCTGCTTTTCATACATGCCAGCTCCACGGTGTCTTGCACCTTGACCGACCTCTAGATAAACCCTTTTAGCACATCTAACGTCTGGACATCCGGTCGTAGCGCCCTCTTGAGATCATAAAGGAGAAGAGATGCAGTCACACGGCACGTGGTAGAAATTGGGAAAATTAATGGATGTTTTCACTTGCATGGCGTTCAGGTAGATCTGCTGCCACGTTGCTGTTCCTCGAAATTTCGTGTAACGTCCCAATTTTTCCTCATACAGTCTCGCAGTGAATAGAAAGGTGACTATGGAGGCGCATGTCCACCACGTGTTGTACATTTCTGATCTTGTAGCACACCTTGTTGTTCACAGGGATTTGGAGTCGAttcggaagaggaagaggaggataGTATGTCTtctgagagagacgaagatgaagatCACCAGCAGGGTCCAGTCtccaagaagaaacggaagaggtTTGCCACCGAAAGTGAACCCGTCGATGACGACGATGAACCAGAAGGTGAGCTTATCGCCGTGAACAAGCCGTGCTTGCGGATTCGGTCGCTGACGAGAATGTGCTTTCCAGTAGGAAGAAAGGTGGACACCTCACTTTATCGATACCCTCGCCGAGCGCAGTGGAAGTCGCGTATCTCGAAGTCGTCGTCGTTCCCTTGATGCATGCGCTCTTTGTGCGTGCGGCTGCAACCCTCATCTCAGGCATTggcaggaaacgaggagcagGCCTGACCCTCTCCGGTGGAGTCGTTCTCGACCCGTCTTCCATGGATCTCGCTGTCGTCAAGCAACGCATTGAGGAGACGCTTCACAACCTAGCGAACTTTGTCCAGTTCCGAGTGTCGCAAGAAAATAAACGACGGAAAAGCGTGGCACATCAGAGTTCTTCGAAAGAGGATATTGGTGCCGATGGAGGAGTTATCACGCGGCGACAGCTTATAGATCAGTTGGCTGCGGACATCGTTAGCTACTATCAGTATCGACCGGAGCTCGTAGAATATTTTCTGCAGGTATGGCGCAACAGGCTGTGGCAGGACAGTGTGGTGGTCTGCATTAATGCGAGTCGAGGCCTCGGGTGCAGTTTCTTTCCGAGCGTAAATGTGTAATAATCTGGATGCGTAAACTTTGGCTCTTGCAGAACGGAGCAGTATGATACTGCGCTGGTCAGCGACACTATTGTGACAAGTTGTAACGTACCGATTTTAATCTCATCAATCGAGGGTGATCCAGGCATGCCCGTTTTCCCGCTTGAATCCGTGATTTTTCCAGTGTATGCGACAGTGGCGAGCGTTACGCTTAAAACCAGATGTATTCCGTGTGCCGAACCGCACCTGTGCAGTAGAGTTAGCGTTCTGTCTTACTGTCTCTAGGCACGTGCACCTGAAGCGGCAAAACCCCGTGGCCGCACTGTGAATCAATGTGGCAGTAGACGGAACCgcgtcctcgttctctctttcttcgtgtgCAGCTGTTCAAACCCCAGGAGGCCTATGCATTCTTCGAAGCGAATGAGGAAAACCGTCCTATGACACTGAGAACGAACTCGTTAAAAACAAGACGGTACGTGTgagggacagagaagctGTGCGCCCTTCCGGGCATTTAGGAGAATGTTCATTTGTTGATCATCTATCTGCATACAAACCGATACAATGGTGGCAGCGGTGGCGTCGTCCAGGCGTTCAGAGAATATATGTTGCGATACTGTTCACTCTGTTGGCGTGGCGCTTCTAGGGAGTAGTGTGCGAGTTGGCATGCGCGCCTCACAATGAGTCTCTCAAATACCGGTGACGGCCCTTCCTTTCCTGTCGATTTTCTAAGGCACATCAGCTTTTTTCACTTGCTTTGTCTCCTGCCTAAAATCGTTCTCAGTCGGGACCTCGCGGCTGCGTTGATTGCACGTGGGTGCAATGTGGATCCACTTGGCGAGTGGACAAAAGTCGGACTAAAAGTTTACGAGTCCACTGTCCCTGTTGGCGCGACTCCCGAGTACTTGGCAGGGCACTACATGCTTCAGTCCGCTGCATCCCTGATTCCCGTGATGGCTCTCGCTCCTCAACCAGGTGAGTACGTTTGGCTGGGGTAGTCCAGAACGGGTTGGCTAGCGGTGTAGTAATGAGAAATGCGGATTGATCGAATCGCATTCTATAATAACTCAACGCCTCGAGAAATGCCGTATCGGTGTGGATGTTTTGACGACAGGCGAGAAGGTCGTGGACATGGCAGCGGCTCCAGGCGGCAAAACTACGTATATTGCTCAGCTGCTCAAGAACGAAGGCATCCTTTTCGCAAATGACGCCAAAAAGGAACGCTGCACGTCACTCATGGCCAATTTGCATCGGTAcggacaggcagagagatTCCGTATTACTTTTGACGACATGAAAGCGCAGGCACTTTAAGTTGATGAGTCTTATTTATGTTACATCCAACGCGAGCCG from the Toxoplasma gondii ME49 chromosome IX, whole genome shotgun sequence genome contains:
- a CDS encoding ATPase, AAA family protein (encoded by transcript TGME49_288520) yields the protein MDLSCSVDDSCGTTSSKTEQARSNNPFESGRKAQLCCELCIKDECLVDAEEIRQQGYAWLASSGFTIALGRHDPRLVENAILSRACREINVEYALPEDVESPMGTCVGVGPLPETSVCAKWSCMEESPIIVPLIDATVQVVLYYLSSERPEAEMQEDGQEEAVPACQHWPLPNEDFHGLWDSLHFDTNVKKTLLQYASSAMLFSDHRINDKLINWNRLLLLHGPPGTGKTSLCRALAQKLSVRMSYRYRSSQLLEINAHSLFSRWFSESGKLVLKMFTTIKDLLEDESCFVCVLIDEVESLSTARRAAMAGNEPSDAVRVVNALLTQIDVLKSYSNALVLTTSNVPEAVDPAFLDRVDLKQFIPTPSERSRYEILRECVEEMMRKNLIQPHIRFLSFVSVYGVLNEKSTSNFSSKELRASTELLQIAKQCTEFSGRTLRKLPFLAFGPFAFQISFDDCGAACGMAIKKVVPSVYDYLHELSSSMRSEKAAREHVSNGTNLLP
- a CDS encoding NOL1/NOP2/sun family protein (encoded by transcript TGME49_288530), with product MKQKTASRQLDQKGGRIVGKQARQGRETVSTRGFQSQNVADVQAHKRKNASKIRTTATSAHVSWKKHPNGRRRAAETDSGGSVESRESELANESEEELNLEQNSAHDTSGQESGPEDGGKFLLGESSEGEDGSDEQISEGFGVDSEEEEEDSMSSERDEDEDHQQGPVSKKKRKRFATESEPVDDDDEPEGIGRKRGAGLTLSGGVVLDPSSMDLAVVKQRIEETLHNLANFVQFRVSQENKRRKSVAHQSSSKEDIGADGGVITRRQLIDQLAADIVSYYQYRPELVEYFLQLFKPQEAYAFFEANEENRPMTLRTNSLKTRRRDLAAALIARGCNVDPLGEWTKVGLKVYESTVPVGATPEYLAGHYMLQSAASLIPVMALAPQPGEKVVDMAAAPGGKTTYIAQLLKNEGILFANDAKKERCTSLMANLHRLGVTNCIVSCVDGRTLPTMLPPMDRALLDAPCTGSGIIARDPSIKVKRKPEDFAEHSKLQKQLLCAAVDAVNADSPTGGYIVYSTCSVSVEENEQVVDYILTARNVKLVPLGVDIGVPGLSGFRGQQFHNSVPLYTRRFYPHVNNFDGFFVAKFKKLSNKKPERVQKDRRKHNPFVKVWDKEHWTPECMDQLMTFEEKETTESKTSITKENSGKGSALLPMRERKQKSGADRVPSNAESKRISSVREAAPGREAKTSNTSPVASGSRSSEGSSPVSPKQSVSSGGARPAQGKRPQKMANIKGKKSESGVTDLSSSDSAGSPAPTEVKGGKGSAERLGGQGKTDSGKKVGVTKKNSSVKTHEKASISKKRA